GTTGCGGCACCGGCGACGTGCGCTACATGCTCACCAGCGGCAATCTGGCCGGCAAGTGCGCGGACATCAATGCGCTCTTCACCGCACTCGCCCGCTCGGTCGGCATTCCGGCGCGCGACGCGTACGGCGTGCGCGTGGCGACGTCGCGTCATGGCTTCAACAGTCTGGGCAAGGCGGGCGACGTCACCAGAGCGCAGCACTGCCGCGCCGAGTTCTATGCCGCCGGTTACGGCTGGGTCCCCGTCGATCCGGCCGACGTGCGCAAGGTCGTGCTCGAAGAGGTGTCGGGCGGCCTGCCGCTCGACGATCTCAAGGTGCGTGCGGCACGCGCGATGCTGTTCGGTCAGTGGGAAATGAACTGGGTGGCGTTCAATCACGGCGCGGACATCGTGTTGCCGGGTGCGCAGACGGCGAGCGACGGCACGGTGCCGTTCCTCATGTATCCGAATGGCGAAGTGGCGCGCGCCCGGCTCGACAGCCTCGATCCGGACACGTTCCGCTATCGCATGAACGCACGCGAGCTCACCGCCTGAGCGGTGAACCGGATCGGACCACAAAGGGGCGCGCCACCATGCGACGTCGTCATTTTCTTCATACCCTCGGCGCCGTGGGGGCCGCGGGTGTGTTCGGGAACGTCGGCGCGCGAGCTTGGGCCGCCGAGCCGGGCAAGGCCGCCAACGAGGTCGACGACAGCGCGCTGGCCGGCACGTCCGGCGGCACGCTCTCGGCATGGCGCGGAGAGACGCCGGCCTTCACGCTCGAAGAGCTCGACGGCAAGGCGCACGCGCTGTCCGGGTGGCGCGGCAGCGTCGTCATCCTGAACTTCTGGGCGACGTGGTGCGGACCTTGCCGCGAAGAGATTCCGGCGATGGGACAGGTCGCGCGCCAATACCGCGGTCGCGGTCTTGCGCTCGTGGCGGTGAACTACAAGGAGCCGCCCGCGACCGTCGCGCCGTTCATCGCCCGTCTGCCCATCGACGGCACCGTGCTGCTCGATCGCGACGGCGCCGTCTACAAGCGTTTCGGTTCGCTGGGGTTGCCCGCGACGTATCTCATCGATCGCGACGGGAACGCGCGCTTCTGGCGCATGGGCGAACTCGAGTGGAGCGACGTGGGTCTGCATGGACACATCGAGGCGCTGC
The Pandoraea pulmonicola DNA segment above includes these coding regions:
- a CDS encoding TlpA family protein disulfide reductase → MRRRHFLHTLGAVGAAGVFGNVGARAWAAEPGKAANEVDDSALAGTSGGTLSAWRGETPAFTLEELDGKAHALSGWRGSVVILNFWATWCGPCREEIPAMGQVARQYRGRGLALVAVNYKEPPATVAPFIARLPIDGTVLLDRDGAVYKRFGSLGLPATYLIDRDGNARFWRMGELEWSDVGLHGHIEALLGKKGGTVA